From the Actinomyces sp. zg-332 genome, the window ACTAGCGTTGCTGTTTACAAAGGTAGTTTCATCAACACTACTTCAAGAAAATGCTATTGCTGTATATGCTTTAGGAAGCGTATATGAACCACAATTTTATCGTGAAACAAGCCGTTACTGCCAAGATTCACAAATGCTACCAATCTTATTAGTAGTTTATTTTGGCATATATTCTGCTGACAATGGAAAAACTATTAACGGTTACACTTATGGTTTAGCCCAGTTTGGTAAAAAAGAAATAGAGATATTAAATAGCGACAAGCCTTATGATGAAGTTTATGGGTTTTTAATAGATATTTCAAACTACGTAATATCGTATGATGCTTTATTGCAAGATGGTGAAACTATTGGATTTTCTGAAGAACAAAAACTAGCAATTACTGTTTCTGAAGGTGTTGCATTAGAAAGTGAAAGCGTAAAAATAGAGTTGTAATATCACTTTTATAATAAAAAGAATTAAAAAATTATAGTAGGCTAAACAAATAACGTTATAGCCTACTTTTTATTACTCATAAATAAAACCCTAATTCTTATCTTCCTGTGTCAAAGCTTCAATAATTTCTTCAACGTGGCCATCTACTGACACTTTATTCCATGCTTTTACTACAACACTATCTTCATTTAACACAAAAGTTGATCGTTCAATTCCTTTTACTTCTTTTCCGAACATTTTCTTTACTTTTAAGACTTTAAATTCTTCACAAACTTTGCCATCTTCATCACTTAAAAGCTCGAAGTTAAAGCCCTTTTTCAAGCAAAAGCTCTGATGACTTTTAACACTATCCTTTGAAATTCCAACGACAGTATAACCAAGCTTTTGAAAATCTTCCAAGTGCTTATTAAAATCCATGCTTTCAATGGTACATCCTGGAGTATTATCTTTGGGATAAAAATATACTACTAAAGGTAAGTGGTCATTACTAACAAATTCTTCACCACTAGAAGACGGCAAAGCAAACTCAACCTTTTTACCTAATAATTCATTGTCACTCATTTTATCCTCCCCTAATAAACTTATATTGTTTATTTGTATTGACTACATAATACTAAAAGACTATAAAATATATCAATTTTACATTAAATGTTCTAACAGTAATTTTAACAACACATCAACAAAGTTATTCCCTAATAAAAAGAGGTACCTCTGAGATAAAAACAGAAATACCTCTTTACTTTATTCACAATTAACTAAAATAATGAACACCGCTTAAGAATATTCCTTGATCCTTGCTTCCATCAATATTTTTAGCAATATTTGAGCCGTTTCGCTCACTATGTCCCATCTTACCTAAGATGCGACCATCTTTGCTGATAAGCCCCTCTATAGCT encodes:
- a CDS encoding DUF4261 domain-containing protein, with protein sequence MDNSTILIASVLLDKVKFNKEKFIEDFSKDWGITLSESIDETDSDIKEILSENDSGDIFISQIDGGFIIVSLMPAPIPNNEVEENAGNSFWEQASEVAKIHQAHLLVTVISDEITQTELALLFTKVVSSTLLQENAIAVYALGSVYEPQFYRETSRYCQDSQMLPILLVVYFGIYSADNGKTINGYTYGLAQFGKKEIEILNSDKPYDEVYGFLIDISNYVISYDALLQDGETIGFSEEQKLAITVSEGVALESESVKIEL
- a CDS encoding peroxiredoxin; protein product: MSDNELLGKKVEFALPSSSGEEFVSNDHLPLVVYFYPKDNTPGCTIESMDFNKHLEDFQKLGYTVVGISKDSVKSHQSFCLKKGFNFELLSDEDGKVCEEFKVLKVKKMFGKEVKGIERSTFVLNEDSVVVKAWNKVSVDGHVEEIIEALTQEDKN